DNA from Tripterygium wilfordii isolate XIE 37 chromosome 15, ASM1340144v1, whole genome shotgun sequence:
GAGATCGTTCAATAAAAAATGATGATGGAGACTCTAGCAATGGCAGAGCAGACGTCATCTTCAAGTCTGAGATTGCTAAAATTACAGAGAAAGGAGGGCTTGTGGATTCTGAGGGGGTAGAGAAGTTCGTGCAACTCATGCTCCCCcaaagaaatgagaaaaaaatagaCTTGGTTGGGCGTTCGATACTTGCTAGCGTTGTAGCAGCCACAGATAAGTTGGATTGCTTAAATAAATTTGTGCAGCACAAGGGCTTGCCTGTATTTGATGAATGGCTCCAGGAGGTCCATAAAGGCAAGATTGGTGATGGTAATAGCCCCAAGGATAGTGATAAATCTGTCGAGGAGTTTCTACTTGTTTTACTCCGTGCCCTAGATAAGCTTCCTGTTAATCTTGACGCCCTACAGATGTGTAACATTGGCAAATCTGTGAATCATCTACGTTCACATAAGAACATGGAAATTCAGAAGAAAGCAAGGAGTTTGGTTGATACTTGGAAGAAACGTGTTGAAGTTGAGATAGATGCAAAGTCGGGTTCAAATCCAGCTGTGCCCTGGTCAGCAAGACCTCGTATTCGTGAAATATCTCATGGGGCAAATAGACAGTCAGGTGGAACTTCTGAGGTTGCTGTAAAGAATTCAGTTACACAGCTTTCGGCTTCTAAACCAGCTTCAGTTAAGCTTGTTCAGGGTGATGCTACAACCACGCCGCCTGCTTCGGCTTCTCTGGAATCGATGAGAACAGCTCAATCACCTGTATATGCAAGTACGGATGCAAAAGATGGAGAGTCTCGAAATGCAGCTGCTGCTGGTGCCTCTGATATTCTATTAATGGCGGCCAGGGATGAGAAAAGTAGCAGTTCTGGTCAGTCACATACTAATAGTCAGTCTTGTTCTGGTGACCATGCAAAAAGTGGTGGAGTTTTTGGTAAGGAGGATGCACGAAGCTCAACTGCTGGTTCAATTACAGTGAATAAGATTACAGTTGGTTCTTCAAGGAATCGTAAATCTATCAATGGATTCTTTGGGACAGCTCTATCAGGGGTACAGAGGGAAGCTGGGTCAAGTAGAAGTTCTGTGAACAGAAATCCTACAGAAAAGGTattacagtccactttgacatGCGAAAAGGCATTTGATGAGCCTCTGGTTGAGAACACTACTCAAAAACTTATTGTCAAGATTCCAAATCGAGTTAGCAGTCCTGTGCAAAGTGCCAGCGGGGGATCCGTTGAGGACCCTTTGTTCATGAATGAAAGAGCTACTTCTCCTCTGCTTTTGGAGAAGAATTATCAATTTGATCGTAATCTGAAGGACAAGGATGATGCTAATCGAGCTAATGGTCCTTTCAATGTGAATAATGAGTCATGGCAAAGCAATGATTTCAAGGATGTACTGACCAGTTCTAATGAGGGAGATCCGTCACCTGCTGCTGTTCCAAAGGAGGAGTGCTGTAGGGCTGTTGATGATTGTAAGAAGTTGACAGAAGTGTCTAGGGCTGTTTCTTCTCCTTCTGGAAATGAACAAAAATCTGGGAAGCTGAATGATGCTTCTTTTAGCTCCATAAATGCTTTGGTTGACAGTTGTGTCAACTACTCTAAAGCGAATGCATCTGTGCCAGCTGGGGATGATGTTGGGATGAATCTGCTTGCACGCGTGGCTACTGAAGAGATGTCCAAATCCGAAGTGATTTCAGCATCTAATTCTCCTCAACGAAACAACCTTTCGCTGGATAACTCTACTACTGGCcatgtttcaaaattgaaattgtcAGCTGGAGATGACCTTGCACAAGATGGTGGTAGTCTTAGTCCTGATGGCCCCTGTGATCAGGAGAAGCATTGGCCTAGATTTGCTGATGGAAAAACTGCTTCTTTGTTATCTCATGGGAATTCCACCAACGATGTCAATGGACATTCAAATTCCTCTGATATTGATTGGCATCAAACTGTAGACCCATGTGCAGAAAATAACAGAAAAATGAAGGAAACCGGAGCAATGGATTTTATTACTGGGCCTTATGTAAGCTCTGTGGAGAAGGCCTTGAAGGTAGAAGGAAGTGGAGAAGCTAAAGAGGAAAGTGCAGGTCTTGAGGTGATTATAGATCACGTTCTAGATACTAAACTGGAGGCAAGCAGTTCTTTTTTAACACAAGGAAAGTTAGATGTGTCAGGTTTGGATTTTAAGCCGGTAGCTGTTGAAGGAACATCATTGTATCAATCTTTAGAAATTGATGGTGACAGAAAAAATGTAGCTGAAGGGTTGAGCAGTATTATGCAGACAGAGCAGAAGCCATATTCCGTGACGACGAGCTCCGAGATTGTAAAAGGAGGGGATGAGGACTTGTCTAATCCTTCTGGTTCTGGTAAAGATATGAACAATGCTGAAAATTGTAATGAGGACAAGACTGAGGAGGTGGAAATCAATGCTGGCAGTCATGTCAATAGCTGTCGAAAGCAATCAACTGCGCCTGATGAGAATGCTGATTTACTTTTGGAGCATTGTACTGGAGCTGATGGGGGTTCACCTTTTATTGATAACAAGGGCGTGCATTTAAGCAAGAGTGTAGAAGGAAATGATGTGAGTGACCTGCATGCAGGTTGTGGACCTGCACCTCCCAAGCCAGAAGCAGAACCGTGTGTAGGGTCAAAGGGATCCAAGTTGAATGCCGGTGGAAATAATGAAGCTGAGGAGTGTACATCTGCCTCTGCAGATGGTTCTTCTCCCTCTGCTACTGGTAGGGTTAATGCAGATGCGAAAGTAGAGTTTGATCTGAATGAAGGCTTTAATGCCGATGATGCAAAATACGGGAACACAAATAACTCAATATCACCTTCATGTTCTGCTTCTATTCCATTGATTAGCCCTTTCCCTTTTGCTGTTTCTTCTGTATCTAGTGGTCTCCCTTCATTGATTACTGTGGCTGCTGCTGCAAAAGGGCCCTTTGTTCCACCAGAGGATTTATTGAGGAGTAAAGGAGAACTTGGTTGGAAAGGATCAGCTGCAACAAGTGCATTTCGGCCAGCTGAACCTAGAAAGGTTTTAGATATGCGATTGGGTTTAACTAGCGTATCTCTTCCAGATCCTACTGTTGGCAGGCCCAATCGCCTTTTACTGGATTTTGACTTGAATGTACCAGATGAAAGAGTCATCGAGGATTTAGCATGTCAGTCTTCTACTCAAGATACAGGTTCTGTGCAAGGGCTTACAAATAGTTGCAATATCGCAGATGAACTCATTGGTTCTGGCCCTAGTCGTGCCTCTGGAGGacttgatattgatttgaatAGAGTTGATGATGCTGTTGATATGGGGAACAGCTTAACAAGCAGTGGTCATAGAGTGGAATTTACACTTCCGCCAGTCAAATCATCATCAACTGATTTTCTTAAAGGTGAGGGGAATACCCGCAGGGATTTCGATTTAAATGATGGGCCTGCTATTGATGAGATTGGTGCAGAACCATCACCATTTAGTCAGCGTGCAAGGAATACTGTGCCATCACAGGCATCTGCGCCTTTGCTTCGGATGAACAATCATCATATGGGAAACATTTCAACATGGTTTACACCGTCAAATACTTATCCTGCAGTATCAATTCCACCTATCTTGCCTGAGAGGGAGCAGTCTTTTCCAATGATTGCTCCTGTTGGGCCTCAGAGGATGATGACCCCAACTAATAGTAGCACACCATTTAGTCCCGATGTTTACGGGGGACCGGTATTGTCATCTTCTCCTGCGGCTCCTTTCCCTCCTACTCCATTTCAGTATCCTGTCTTCCCTTTCGGGGCaaacttttctcttccatcAGCCACATTTCCTGGTGGTTCAACCGCACATGTGGATTCATCGTCTGGTGGGAGAATTTGGTTTCCTGTTGTGCATTCACAATTATTAGGACCTCCTGGCGCAGTCCCATCTAATTACCCAAGGCCTTATGTTGTTACCCTTGCTGATGGCAGCCATAGTGGTGGCACTGACAGCAGTAGGAAATGGGGTGGTCAGGGTCTAGATCTCAATGCAGGACCGCTGGTCCCAGATATAGAAGGGAGAGAGGATATGACTGCTATTGGGGCAAGGCAACTGTCTGTTGCCAGTTCACAGGCTCTAGTAGAGGAGCAAGCACAATTTTATCAGGTAGCAGGTGGTAGTGCTTTAAAGAGGAAGGAGCCAGAGGGAGGATGGGAGGGTTACAGGCAGACACCATGGCGGTAGGAATTAAAAATGACAGGAATCTGGGGGATCCATCAAAGCTGTAAGTTTCTGATGTATAAGCCACTTAGTTTTCTTGTTCCCGTTCCTGCACTGCTTGGTAATCAAGCACCTTGTGCATTAAAAACTCTCTCTTTGCCCCCACCTCCCCTCTTCTCAGGCAAAGTTGTGCATAATTCTGCCATTAGGTGTATATGTTTACCTAGTTGTGATGTTTTTGTATGTCAGTTTCTTGAGGATGGGGCTTTGTTCGACACCTAAATATCAACATCCTACTTATGTGCTTTCAATGATGACTGATGAGTGGTAAGTGAGTTCTttgatgtttttcattttctctgaCCCCCAGCCCTTTTGCTGTATCGGTTGTATCCTCCAAGGAATCTGTCTGGGTCTTCTAGCTTTTTATTGAATTGATCTGGGGGACTGCAGATCACTTTCCCCTTTGTAGATATTTTAACTGTTGGAAATCATGCCTTTCTTAGTTGCCCAGACATTTGAAATTGGTGCCCATACTGTTCAGTGAATCGACAAATATACCTTTGGATCAGAAACAAATCCCATCAATAATGGGGTTGGATCAGAAAACTGGTTTAAGCATAAGCCCTTTTCTAAGTGCTTTCTTGTTACTTTATGTTCCTTTTAGCTTCTGTTTTTCACTATTACACATAGATAGAGTGGACGGCAAATTTTGGTTCTTGATGCTGCTGTGTTTAATtagattttatgtttatttgatcGTGAAAGTTTGAATGCCTGTATAATTTGGCGAACAATGTTCGAGACatggttttatttatatttttttaatgacgaGGAAGCATAGGCCTTTGGTCCATGTCTCCAAGTACCTATGCGAGGAAAGGGTACTGTTTGATTCCTGGGGGCTGCTTTTATGGGTTATGATCCTTCTTCCTATGTTGTGAAGTcagaaattttcatttattttactGGTCAATTGAGGGGAGTAATGTGTGAAATTGCTTCCCATATCATGTGGGATATGTAAAATGTTGTCGTCTAAAGTATCGATGAATTTTCTGTTGTTTTCCGATTATTATTCTTTTGATTGTTCAACACTTTGTTGCTCCATTTATCTTGGGTAGGGACTATTACTCTTATAATTCAACCACTCAGTAGGTATGCTGGTGGTGTAAATGGGTCCATTTGATTGCATATATCTGTTGTGATCTTATCTCTGTGGTTGCATGTGTAAGTGCTTTTGGAACCCATAAAATGTCGACCTTCATTTCTGCATTTCTCTCAAGTGTACTTATACATTTCAGTCTAAGATATTCTactttttcctttaaaattgcCTCTTCAACTATGCCCTTCTTTTGTGGGTGCCCAGTTTCTGGGGTTTCTGGATTTTCTTCCGAATGGGATACTGGAAGTCTGGAAGGCAGGTCAGAAATTTATAACCCAATAACGTTTGAATGTTCTACTTTATGAGGTAGGTTGTGAGTGGATTTATTGGTGAATGTTTAAAATCCTAATGTAACTTGGGCATATTCACTTTTGGAATGACAAACAAACATTGCACTTTACAGAAGATAGCCGTTCATCCTCAGAAGAACGCAACTTATATGACAAATAATGATCttgagatataaaaaaaatgacagaAATCCCAGTTGAAAATAACTATGAAGAAGGAAACGGAAAACTTGATGAACAAAGGAAATGCCCCACGACAGCCAATGATTAAAAAAGAGTCgtaaaaaagagaaggaagaggAAGTGATGTAATTGGGCAGAAAGTAACTGGGACATTCACATCAGGCCTTTTTTGTTAGGACAACCTTAACTTTTCTCCCTCCATCGTATGTCCTCGTGTTGTCTCTTCTTTCCACCAGGACCACCACCACTACTATTACCCCCCAAATGAGAGGAGACCCTGTGGCTGTCACAAACTGCCTAATCAGTGTTAGAGACCTGAGAGGGGGGTAACACTGAAATATCTGACCCTAAAAATAGTCAACCCAATCATTATAGCACATTTGTTGGGTGGGTAGAAAAGAATCTTGTACCTAAGATCTTATACAAGAACAAATAATGGTGTGTGTTGGTTCAAGACAAGCATTCTATGATTATAATGGTGGATTGCATTTTATCTCATAGAATAAAGTCAATAAACATACATGCTATTGAACATTGTAGTCTTCAAATTTCATTTGTTGTCTCCCTTTAGTGGTAAAGTGACTTAACACCTTTTTCCAGTGTGAGACATTCAAAAAAAGTTCATTAATCTTTACAAGAAAGAATTATCCCCTCCCAACAAAGAAGCTTTTTCCAGGACCGACAAGCTCTTGCGATTCTGGTGAACATCACCATGTCTAAAACCAATTGAGTCCAACAGTGAAAGTAACACAATAGGCTGTTAAAAAAACCGAAAGAAAGAGACATCGCAGTATTACGCTTACAGACTGCGGGTGTAAATACTTTTATACCTCTAAGTAGAAACTCAAAAACAGCCACATAAGCATCATTTTTTAACAAGTCAAAAAATGCGCTCCTGTTTAGATGGCTCTGCTGGAATTTCAAGCAATTCTCGAATTCCTTCACAAACCTACAtgaaattgataaatttattgtATTCAGCGATCCCAAGCATATTAAACAAAAATGTACGAGCAAATCATTGTGTATCTTTAAACATCATTCAAATTGGGATTGATTGCATATTGTTCCCTTAAAAGTAAAGTCATCATCACATAAGCTACAGTAATGGTTTATCTTGGTTATTTGGCTATTACGCttatcatcttcattttctatacCAGATATAGGGTGACTGTATGAAGGTCTTCAATCGATCCTGCTTATATTAATTAACTGAAGGTGAAAATGGTCTGACATGAACACCAAATAAATGTGCCTTTGCAAGAATCATACCAGCGTAAAAGATTAAGAGAAAATAACATTAGCAAAGTTGAACAAAGAAAATCCACACCACAAATCAACATACCAGCTTGATCTGGGCTTTAATTGATGCAATCAGGTGAGTACACTCCTCTATTTGCCTGCAGAGTCCAACTAATTATTAGCATTGAGATCAATTATTCCTATACAGAAAACATTTTCATATATTTCTCTCATGCGGGGGATCCTTTCTTTTGTCATTTCCACCCTCTTTCTTTTGTAATCATGACTAATTATTAGCTGGTTCGCCTATGAAGCTATCACAGAACCTGAAAGTAGtccaaaattttccaaaagaCGTCTATATCAATCAtgtatgcaatttttttttatctctctcCATCCAAACCAGCCAGTAATAATCATAGGGATGCAATTCAGAACCTTCCTTTGTATCTTGTCTCTGCCAATCAAGTTCCAA
Protein-coding regions in this window:
- the LOC120016765 gene encoding uncharacterized protein LOC120016765, with amino-acid sequence MHAVGREGCKHALGVVRRRFILATEPKEKAIKAGLKVSGKASVKLPSPDHRGPTPMHTDRDREEAHLHTLISADKSQPPFENDMEKIARSNGEHLNEKAHSLKNSRDKNGTVTHAPMDRKAARFISLSAAMDLTVKGLILLTVIEGGIEARTGENARLCVDGQGEDRKRGLHIWIGPLPSTPSVAGDGSSSSLFSSPRNSFSERKIGVPTSYITMIKYIYKGAVASVRTNGTITTGLRQGSALSSFLPVIVMDELTPHIQGVHESMILDRNEWRKQIHDLSVLSRGRRARAWALQAGASPSLNCLASARSGLGASLRPGARLVGCSPRRIEDGRKTVLVTQSLATASCWKLRQTRYFILFTGMKSQLHPYFIRVKLLSFRKVLNFRQRFAGVLMTLQTSVCGTQEEINQLFYKTRVEMHATVQPGGRSPNQINGRTPTSQLKPGSDTIQNSASSFPSQVKGKKRERGDQGSEPVKRDRSIKNDDGDSSNGRADVIFKSEIAKITEKGGLVDSEGVEKFVQLMLPQRNEKKIDLVGRSILASVVAATDKLDCLNKFVQHKGLPVFDEWLQEVHKGKIGDGNSPKDSDKSVEEFLLVLLRALDKLPVNLDALQMCNIGKSVNHLRSHKNMEIQKKARSLVDTWKKRVEVEIDAKSGSNPAVPWSARPRIREISHGANRQSGGTSEVAVKNSVTQLSASKPASVKLVQGDATTTPPASASLESMRTAQSPVYASTDAKDGESRNAAAAGASDILLMAARDEKSSSSGQSHTNSQSCSGDHAKSGGVFGKEDARSSTAGSITVNKITVGSSRNRKSINGFFGTALSGVQREAGSSRSSVNRNPTEKVLQSTLTCEKAFDEPLVENTTQKLIVKIPNRVSSPVQSASGGSVEDPLFMNERATSPLLLEKNYQFDRNLKDKDDANRANGPFNVNNESWQSNDFKDVLTSSNEGDPSPAAVPKEECCRAVDDCKKLTEVSRAVSSPSGNEQKSGKLNDASFSSINALVDSCVNYSKANASVPAGDDVGMNLLARVATEEMSKSEVISASNSPQRNNLSLDNSTTGHVSKLKLSAGDDLAQDGGSLSPDGPCDQEKHWPRFADGKTASLLSHGNSTNDVNGHSNSSDIDWHQTVDPCAENNRKMKETGAMDFITGPYVSSVEKALKVEGSGEAKEESAGLEVIIDHVLDTKLEASSSFLTQGKLDVSGLDFKPVAVEGTSLYQSLEIDGDRKNVAEGLSSIMQTEQKPYSVTTSSEIVKGGDEDLSNPSGSGKDMNNAENCNEDKTEEVEINAGSHVNSCRKQSTAPDENADLLLEHCTGADGGSPFIDNKGVHLSKSVEGNDVSDLHAGCGPAPPKPEAEPCVGSKGSKLNAGGNNEAEECTSASADGSSPSATGRVNADAKVEFDLNEGFNADDAKYGNTNNSISPSCSASIPLISPFPFAVSSVSSGLPSLITVAAAAKGPFVPPEDLLRSKGELGWKGSAATSAFRPAEPRKVLDMRLGLTSVSLPDPTVGRPNRLLLDFDLNVPDERVIEDLACQSSTQDTGSVQGLTNSCNIADELIGSGPSRASGGLDIDLNRVDDAVDMGNSLTSSGHRVEFTLPPVKSSSTDFLKGEGNTRRDFDLNDGPAIDEIGAEPSPFSQRARNTVPSQASAPLLRMNNHHMGNISTWFTPSNTYPAVSIPPILPEREQSFPMIAPVGPQRMMTPTNSSTPFSPDVYGGPVLSSSPAAPFPPTPFQYPVFPFGANFSLPSATFPGGSTAHVDSSSGGRIWFPVVHSQLLGPPGAVPSNYPRPYVVTLADGSHSGGTDSSRKWGGQGLDLNAGPLVPDIEGREDMTAIGARQLSVASSQALVEEQAQFYQVAGGSALKRKEPEGGWEGYRQTPWR